In Candidatus Sodalis pierantonius str. SOPE, one DNA window encodes the following:
- the fis gene encoding DNA-binding transcriptional regulator Fis, producing the protein MFEQRVNSDVLTVSTVNSQDQVTQKPLRDSVKQALKNYFAQLNGQGVNDLYELVLAEVEQPLLDMVMQYTRGNQTRAAQMMGINRGTLRKKLKKYGMN; encoded by the coding sequence ATGTTCGAACAACGCGTAAATTCTGACGTACTGACCGTTTCCACCGTTAACTCTCAGGATCAGGTAACGCAAAAACCCCTGCGTGACTCGGTAAAGCAAGCACTGAAGAACTATTTTGCTCAATTGAACGGTCAGGGCGTCAACGACCTGTATGAGCTGGTATTGGCTGAAGTAGAACAGCCTTTGTTGGACATGGTGATGCAATACACCCGCGGCAATCAGACCCGCGCGGCACAGATGATGGGCATCAACCGCGGCACCCTGCGTAAGAAACTGAAAAAATACGGCATGAACTAA
- the dusB gene encoding tRNA dihydrouridine synthase DusB produces the protein MRIGHLQLANCLIAAPMAGVTDRPFRALCHAMGAGMTVSEMPSSNPEVWRTDKSRLRMVHSDEPGIRAVQIAGSNPADMAAAAVINVANGAQLIDINMGCPAKKVNRKLAGSALLQYPDLIKQILMAVVHAVDVPVTLKIRTGWAPDHRNCVQIAQLAEDCSIQAITIHGRTRACLFNGDAEYDSIRVVKQCVSISVIANGDITDPQKARAVLDYTGADALMIGRAAQGRPWIFREIQHYLDTGELLLPLPLGEVKYLLMEHVRKLHDFYGPGKGFRIARKHVSWSLQAHAPDNQFRRTFNAIEDASEQLEALEAYFANLT, from the coding sequence ATGCGTATTGGACACCTCCAGCTCGCTAATTGCCTGATTGCGGCTCCGATGGCCGGTGTGACAGACCGCCCGTTCAGAGCCTTATGTCACGCGATGGGAGCGGGAATGACGGTTTCGGAAATGCCGTCCTCGAACCCCGAGGTATGGCGAACGGATAAGTCGCGTTTGCGCATGGTACATAGTGATGAACCCGGTATCCGGGCGGTGCAAATTGCCGGTAGCAATCCTGCTGATATGGCCGCCGCCGCCGTCATTAACGTGGCGAACGGCGCGCAGCTGATTGATATCAATATGGGTTGCCCAGCCAAGAAAGTGAACCGGAAATTGGCGGGCTCCGCATTGCTGCAATATCCGGATCTGATAAAGCAGATCCTGATGGCGGTGGTGCATGCCGTCGACGTGCCGGTGACGCTGAAAATTCGCACAGGCTGGGCGCCGGATCACCGAAATTGTGTACAAATTGCCCAATTGGCCGAAGATTGTAGTATACAGGCCATCACGATTCATGGCCGCACTCGCGCCTGCCTGTTTAACGGCGACGCGGAGTACGACAGTATTCGGGTAGTTAAGCAGTGTGTTTCCATTTCGGTTATCGCCAATGGGGACATTACTGACCCGCAGAAAGCCAGAGCGGTGCTGGATTACACCGGGGCGGATGCCCTGATGATAGGCCGCGCCGCTCAGGGAAGACCCTGGATCTTCCGGGAAATCCAGCATTATCTGGATACGGGGGAACTGCTGCTGCCGCTGCCGTTAGGCGAAGTGAAGTATTTGTTGATGGAGCATGTCAGGAAATTGCACGACTTTTATGGTCCAGGCAAGGGATTCCGCATCGCTCGTAAGCACGTGTCCTGGTCATTACAGGCGCATGCCCCCGACAACCAGTTTAGGCGCACATTCAACGCCATTGAGGATGCCAGCGAACAGCTGGAGGCGTTGGAGGCATACTTTGCAAATCTTACGTAA